Proteins from one Muntiacus reevesi chromosome X, mMunRee1.1, whole genome shotgun sequence genomic window:
- the AWAT1 gene encoding acyl-CoA wax alcohol acyltransferase 1 translates to MPCFQQPKHFQSLVLLHWPLSYLGIFWILQPLAIYLLFTSWWPLPALYFAWLLLDWKTPEQGGRRSAWVRNWCAWTHIRDYFPISILKTKDLSPEHNYLMGVHPHGILTFGAFCNFCTEATGFSKIFPGITPHLATLSWFFKIPFIRDYLMAKGVCSVSQPAIDYLLSHGTGNLVGIVIGGVGEALQSVPNTTTLILQKRKGFVRMALQHGAHLVPTYTFGETEVYDQVVFHKDSYMYKFQSYFRQVVGFYFCIFYGRGFRQGSIGLLPYPLPIVTVVGEPLPLPKIEKPSQEMVDKYHALYMKALTKLFDQHKTQYGCPETQKLLFL, encoded by the exons ATGCCTTGCTTTCAGCAGCCTAAGCATTTCCAGAGTCTGGTACTTCTGCACTGGCCCCTGAGCTACCTTGGCATAT TTTGGATCTTGCAGCCATTGGCCATTTACCTACTGTTTACATCCTGGTGGCCACTACCAGCCCTTTACTTTGCCTGGCTACTCCTGGACTGGAAGACCCCAGAGCAAG GTGGCAGGCGATCGGCTTGGGTAAGGAACTGGTGTGCCTGGACCCACATCAGGGACTATTTTCCCATTTCC ATCCTGAAGACTAAAGATCTATCACCTGAGCACAACTATCTCATGGGAGTTCACCCCCACGGCATCTTGACCTTCGGCGCCTTCTGTAACTTCTGCACTGAGGCCACAGGCTTCTCAAAGATCTTTCCAGGCATCACTCCCCATCTGGCCACGCTGTCCTGGTTCTTCAAGATCCCCTTTATTAGGGACTACCTCATGGCCAAAG GTGTGTGCTCTGTGAGTCAGCCAGCTATTGACTACCTGCTGAGCCATGGCACTGGCAACCTTGTGGGCATTGTAATTGGAGGAGTGGGAGAGGCCCTGCAGAGTGTGCCCAACACCACCACACTCATCCTCCAGAAACGCAAGGGCTTTGTGCGCATGGCACTCCAGCACGG GGCTCATCTGGTCCCCACCTACACTTTTGGAGAAACTGAGGTGTATGATCAGGTGGTGTTCCATAAGGACAGCTATATGTACAAGTTCCAGAGCTACTTCCGCCAGGTGGTTGGTTTCTACTTTTGCATCTTCTATGGACGAGGCTTCCGCCAAGGCTCCATTGGGCTCCTGCCATACCCGCTGCCTATCGTCACTGTGG TGGGGGAGCCTCTGCCTCTGCCCAAAATCGAAAAACCAAGCCAGGAGATGGTGGACAAATACCACGCCCTCTATATGAAGGCCCTGACCAAACTGTTTGATCAGCACAAGACCCAGTACGGCTGCCCAGAGACCCAAAAGCTGCTTTTCCTGTGA